The Vigna angularis cultivar LongXiaoDou No.4 chromosome 6, ASM1680809v1, whole genome shotgun sequence genome contains the following window.
CGCAAGAAGAACTGATAGGTTGAacaatcaaaggtaaaaagAAGCAAAATTCAAAGCAGTGTTTGTGTTCATCGTGAAGTGTTCTCCCATCTGAATCATTCATTCCTCTCTCTTAATATGCCCTCTGCTCAGGATCCATTTTATGTTGTCAAGTCCGAGATTCAAGACTcggtaattttttttcttcaattattttattttcttaacaattgggatttgattttcatttttccttggATGATTCATGCTGCGTATTTGAGTGAATGAAggctattttatcttttttcttttaatggtCTTTCTGGTCATTGAGATTTGGTTTTGTCTCTTaggttattattaatataattaggCTTTTCCCGACGTAAATTTGGGAATTTTGAAGGAAACCCAATTGCGATCTGTGGCTTTGTAGTGTGCGGACCGCACGATTTCTTGTGGGTGTATGACTGATTGGAGCTTAGAACacactaaaagaaaattattgtgTGTGAATTTGGGGTTTTATGTGGAAATTGAAATGGTATCGGTGATTGAAACAGGATATTATGCTAAACAAATGTGAACTGATGAGTTGTTggtgttttgatttgtttttcgATGGATCAGTTCTTTTCATGTGGGATTATGTTTAGTTAATTATctgtttatttgttaatttcTGTGAAGATTGATAAGCTGCAATCTACTTTTCATCAATGGGAAAGCACTTCCAATGCTGCAGAACAGGGACGTCTTACGAAGGAGGTTCGCGCTGGATGCGAAAGCATAGAGTGGCAGGTAGACCTATTGCATGCATCTGCAGAATCAATGACAGAATGACTTATCGTTTGGTCATTGATGagctttttcattctttcaacATGTTATTGTCATAAGTTGCATGAATTCAGATCTAGTAGATTAGACATGCTTTTTGGAGGCTTTTGGTGTCCAATATCTTGATGATTTCGTTTAATTCTCCAAAACACTTCGATCCTTATTCTTTTGAGTTCCTTGAGGTTGGGGTaccttgaaaagaaaaaaaaaaacctggTTATTTGAATGCCCTTTGAAACGTTTCCAAGTTTGATCTAAATATCATTTTTggaatacaattataaatttataaattaatatatttgagtTTAATACACTTTTAGAAATGTTGcccattttctcttcttctgcAACCGAACGTATATACGACTGCTGAAGTCTGATTTTTTGATAGAAAGGTGGATGAATTGGATAAAGCAATTGCTGTAGCGTCTAGAGATCCTTCTTGGTATGGAATTGATGAAATTGAGCTTGAAAGCCGAAGGACATGGACAAGCAATGCTCGATCTCAGGTATCTAAAATGTCTGCCAAATTTTAGTAAGTAGGGAAGACTCAATAGGTTTTTTTGAATGCTCAAATGCtgtttattatcattattttcttgTAAACATAATGCCCAAAATATTCTTTGTCACGTTGCATTATTAGGTTGTCACAATGAAGAAAGCAATGGAGGCTGGAAAGGGCTCAAGTACCACAAGCCACAGCAGTGTAAATGGGATGCGCCAAGAACTCATGAGGCTACCAAGTTCTCATAAAAATGATACCTACAACCAGTATGCTGCCCGAAATAATGATGATTTCATACAATCAGAATCAGATAGACAAATGCTTCTTATAAAGTACTTCTCCCCTCTTATCCCTCACGCTAATTTAACTTGATTTTGGATGTCTTTTGTTCTACTTtggcataacaatattttttaaaattgacttttgtatatttttgtggGATTAAACTCTAACGATAGCCATTTTTCTGCATATATGATTACAAGAATGTATTGTTTATTTGG
Protein-coding sequences here:
- the LOC108321920 gene encoding syntaxin-61 isoform X1, whose amino-acid sequence is MPSAQDPFYVVKSEIQDSIDKLQSTFHQWESTSNAAEQGRLTKEVRAGCESIEWQVDELDKAIAVASRDPSWYGIDEIELESRRTWTSNARSQVVTMKKAMEAGKGSSTTSHSSVNGMRQELMRLPSSHKNDTYNQYAARNNDDFIQSESDRQMLLIKKQDEELDELSESVRRIGGVGLTIHDELTAQDRILEELGSEMDSTTNRLDFVQKKVGMVMKKASTKGQIMMICALLALFIFLFILVFFT
- the LOC108321920 gene encoding syntaxin-61 isoform X2, which encodes MLSSPRFKTRTSNAAEQGRLTKEVRAGCESIEWQVDELDKAIAVASRDPSWYGIDEIELESRRTWTSNARSQVVTMKKAMEAGKGSSTTSHSSVNGMRQELMRLPSSHKNDTYNQYAARNNDDFIQSESDRQMLLIKKQDEELDELSESVRRIGGVGLTIHDELTAQDRILEELGSEMDSTTNRLDFVQKKVGMVMKKASTKGQIMMICALLALFIFLFILVFFT